Genomic DNA from Chelonia mydas isolate rCheMyd1 chromosome 6, rCheMyd1.pri.v2, whole genome shotgun sequence:
TGCAGCGTGAGTTTGGCTTTCTGTGTGACTGCACCGTTGCAATAGGAGATGTTTACTTCAAGGCCCACAGAGCGGTGCTAGCTGCTTTTTCGAGCTACTTTAAGATGATATTTATTCACCAGACAAGGTAAGAACATGCCTCTTTTTCTGCATTTAAGgcaacttttaaaatttgttcttTAAAAGGAATTAAATTCTGAAGGAACATTCGTGAGGGATTAAATGACTCGGGATTGGTTACATAAAACAGTTATGGAGTTGTAACCCTCTAAAACCAGTTCATTTCCAGCCTAGAATGTAGTGTCAGAAAGTCCTTTTGATCTTACTTGTTTAATCAGCATAAGCCAAAGTTCAGGTCCAACATCTGGCATTGCTGCACATTTAAAGAGGGATGAACGGAGAAACAAAAGTTGAAGAAGTATCACAGCTTTCTTCAGCGGCAAATGCCTAGAATTTTTCACTGAAGTTGTGTGTACatagaaataaatacaatacTTTGGCTTACCATTTGGACCAACattgaagttttaaaaataaaattgagttCAGAGTTTGTGTTTCCTGTTGACCTGTAAGGCCTGGGAACTAACTTTGTACAGTATTTATCTACAGAATAGACAGAGGATGTCTGGTGGCTGGACAAGCTTCCCCCCACGCTCTGTCGCCAAATGGCTCTGGCGAGACCGGTGTAGTTCAGCTTCCAAACTCATTCAGTTCATGTCCTTGCTGTTGCAACTACTAGCAAGGGTAACAGTGCCATATTGTGCTGCAGACACTTACAGTCAACAGACTGGGCTGAGACCATCAATTCATTTCAAGTGTCGTACTTGAATCAGTCACCTGGTGACACTCAGATGCTGCACCCCAGTTGGGTAAAAAGTGGTTTTGAAGGTGTCAGATTTAGTAATTACACGGGataactcctgagttctaatcctgcctgTGACATGGAGTTGCTGTCTACAGATTAGGTGTCTGTCTGTGCGCTCACTTTCCTATCTGCGATTACTCCTTCAGCGATGTTGAAGACTCTTTGATTAaaatttggaaagtgctttgatgGCTGGGAGTGAGAGATTAGTGCTGAGTGTTTGTTATAATCAATACCATTTATTGACATTGGGACATAAAGCTGATAAAATATATGCCTGTTGTAAtgcagagtggataaaaatcaatgatttttaacaaaaaaataacttttaattaaaataaatgcaggtttattttaaaataaacctatttaaaattagttttgaaattatgacaacctattTTAATGTTTAACGTATTATAAACTATTAAAGCCAATTAAATGCAGCACAAAAATACTAAACAGTACATATTTGCTGCCATGTTttaaagtcaaaccactgaattggtggaagtcacttTCTAAGCATCTAGATCCAGAGTTTGCTGAAGGGCTAAACTAGCTTTTGACAGCAgaagcctcttctgcaggtgcagagagaatattttcttcatttcagtttattcaacttggtcagttcaatgactagttcattcaaagttaagaaaaacaggaaaacCGTCTTCATTTACTAAACTATGAATACAAACTAGGTGTTTAAGAGTGAGATCTACTTGTTCTGAAATTTGAAGgatatggtgaccagaaacaatccgTTCAAGTCACTAACTACAGAAAtctcttcctttgtttaataaattagctagtttttgttttgctaattgttttgcaaaatgttttgctaaTTTTAATGCACTTTTTTCTTACATATCCAGTacatttaaagtagttttatttaattaaatttttaaaatgctctttatgtgcatttttaattgaatttgaatatCCATCCGaacagagcttgacacaaatcacaatcatctagtaaataagaaatgtgtcattcaccattttctaacatcatAAATGTAATAAtcaagaatctgaataaatgcaaGTTAATCTATCtcattgcttaaataaatgtgtatagatatagtgtatcctcctggttatcAAAAAGAATAATGACACTTAgtataaaggctatatttagttgcaaatcaacatgttttaatggttgccAAGCAGcaagaatcaacctttctttaggaaaatagctaaaaagtacaaatgcaaagcacGTTTAAAATTGATGATTTACATCAAAGTTTATCCTTgctaatttaaatcatgattaagaTTGGTGgtttaaatcactttgatttaaatcagtccaccctgttgaatttattatttaattattgaaTTTAATAATGAATTTATTATTGTTGAAtttgttatttaaatatatagCAATAgtcttaggcccagattttcagaattgcacacaataaGTGAATTCATAATTTGCAAACAATTACTGCAGTGGCATGCAAAGTTACACTGCATATACAAATGACTGAGTGGATGGCTAACTGGTCACGTTCGTGCACAATTGATGCAGTTATGCACGCAGTCACTATAATTGCACATGTAAATTATGCCCATGTCCTTTTCTCTATGCATGTGTCATATTTATACTGAATCTGGGAAAGGTAGCTAACCTGTGTTCTCTCAAAGTAAATGAAGGGCCACGTGAATGCTTAAATAATGGCCAGGATTATAATTTGGAGAAACAGATATATTTAATCATGTGTTCTGTTTTAAACAGTGAATGCATAAAGATTCAGCCTACAGATATCCAACCAGACATATTCAGTTACTTGTTGCACATCATGTACACTGGAAaaggtccaaagcagactgtcaACCCCAGCCGGCTGGAGGAGGGCATTCGATTTCTCCATGCAGACTACCTTTCCCATATTGCAATTAAAATGAACCAGATACTTTCCCCAGAGACGATGCAGTCTTCAAACTTATATGGAATTCAGATTTCAACCGCACACAAAGCAACAAAGGAAGGTCTTGGAGCAAAAGAAAATCTGACAAATGCCAGCAACAGGTCTGCTAACCCGGGCGATCACCCACAGTTACAGCTCTCACTTgccattggactagatgatggTACCCTCGAACAACAGATCACCCATCCTTCCACCCAAGCAACTGGGGTTGCCAAACCAATGGAGGAGCTTCAGAAATCATCTGTGTCTATAAAGCAGGAGAAATGTGACCCCGAGCCAGTGGTGTCCCAAAGTCACGTGTCGCCCACTCCAGATGTTTCTAGAACTAATCTCAAAATGCATTTATGTCATTACTGTGGGGAACGCTTTGATTCCCGTGGCAATTTGCGGGAACACTTGCACACTCATGTCTCCGGCTCACTTCCCTTTGGCGtcccagcctccatcctagagaGCAATGACCTTGGTGAAGTGCAGCCTATTACTGAAAAGGGGGAAGCTATTGAAAGTCATCGGCTTGGTACCTTCCTAAGGAAAGAGAAGGAGCATCCGTCAGAACATCCAAACCATGGTAACACAGAGCCCTTACAGTATGGCCAGTGGTCGCTAGTCTCCAAAGACACTGAGCCTGTGGAGTTAAACTGCAACTTTTCTTTttcaagaaagagaaaaatcagttGTACAGTCTGTGGCCACAAATTTCTCCGAAAGAGCCAGTTGCTGGAACACATGTACGCCCACAAAGGGAAACAATACAAATATAACCGATGCCAAAGGTTTGGTAACCCAGTAGCCCACAGGTTTCATCCTTATTGTGACAGTTGGTCTGACTGTCCAGTAAAAAGTGCCAGGCTCTCTCAAGATCACCTAGATTCATCATGTGCATCGGAGTCTGATCTTGCTCCAGAAAACGTTGATGCAATCCTCGTAGAATAGCTTTGTACGTTGCCTCTGATAAGCTGAAACTGTGAATGCTTCACTTTGTTTGTGTCCTTTCATTTTGCTGAAtgttctgggtactcttctgaagTTTTGGCTTCACCGAACAGCTCTGTCTTGAGCGAGATGGGGCTGTAACAACTATGTACACCCTTTTACTTGTATATTTAAACTTTAAAATCCAAGTTGATTAGAGAACTAGCTATTTGTCGGCAATGTCCAGATAACTTAGATCAGTCTTTCATAAATGAATTGTGCATTACCCAAGATGAGATTGTAGAAGTTAGTGAGTGTGGGGTTTAAGCATCTAGCATACTGAGCAGAACTTTAGGACTGTGTGTGTCTTTAGAATTATTCTGAAACCAAAGTGGGTGGAATGTATTCAGAGGATATTACTTTTCttggttaggttttttttttttttttaggttaatATCAATTCCCTAGAAAGAGAGAATACCCC
This window encodes:
- the ZBTB25 gene encoding zinc finger and BTB domain-containing protein 25 encodes the protein MDTASHSLVLLQQLNMQREFGFLCDCTVAIGDVYFKAHRAVLAAFSSYFKMIFIHQTSECIKIQPTDIQPDIFSYLLHIMYTGKGPKQTVNPSRLEEGIRFLHADYLSHIAIKMNQILSPETMQSSNLYGIQISTAHKATKEGLGAKENLTNASNRSANPGDHPQLQLSLAIGLDDGTLEQQITHPSTQATGVAKPMEELQKSSVSIKQEKCDPEPVVSQSHVSPTPDVSRTNLKMHLCHYCGERFDSRGNLREHLHTHVSGSLPFGVPASILESNDLGEVQPITEKGEAIESHRLGTFLRKEKEHPSEHPNHGNTEPLQYGQWSLVSKDTEPVELNCNFSFSRKRKISCTVCGHKFLRKSQLLEHMYAHKGKQYKYNRCQRFGNPVAHRFHPYCDSWSDCPVKSARLSQDHLDSSCASESDLAPENVDAILVE